A segment of the Salmo trutta chromosome 3, fSalTru1.1, whole genome shotgun sequence genome:
ATCACCCGTCAATGATGCAAGATACAATATAAAACATCCTATAAAAAGTTACAAAATCATCAATTTGGATGTACAATTTATGAATATAAGTAATGTACATGAAACTAAATTAACAATCACGTTTATTCTGCAAGATAAAGAAACCTGGTAAAAATATAGTTGTTTTACATGTCAAATATGGGCATCCATGACCATAACAGTTATTGCACAATGACATTCATTGAAAATTTGACTTGACCAGTCCAGCACACATACACtataaactcagcaaataaagaaacggccctttttcaggaccctgtctttcaaagataattcagaaaaatccaaataacttcacagatcttcattgtaatgggtttaaacactgtttcccatgcttattcaatgaaccataaacaacatgcacctgtggaacggtcgttaagacattaacagcttacagacggtaggcaattaaggtcacagttatgaaaacttaggacactaaagaggcctttctactgactctgaaaaacaccaaagaaagatgcccagggtcccttaGGTATGCTGCATGCCTTAGGTATGCTGCaaggaggactgcagatgtggccagggcagtaaattgcaatgtccgtattgtgagatgcctaagacgctgcaggatggacagctgatcgtcctgcagtggcagaccatgtgtaacaacccctgcacaagatcggtacatccaaacatcacacctgcgggacaggtacagtattgcaacaacaactgcccgagttacaccaggaacacacaatccctccatcggtgctcagactgtccgcaataggctgagagaggctggactgagggcttgtaggcctgctgtaaggcaggtcctcaccagacatcaccagcaacaacgtcgcctatgggcaaacccaccgtcgctggaccagacaggactggcaaaaagtgctcttcactaacaagttgtggttttgtctcaccaggggtgatggtcggattcacgcttattgtcgaaggaatgagcgttacaccgaggcctgtacactgaagcgggatcgatttgaaggtggaaggtccgtcatggtctggggcggtgtgtcacagcatcatcggattgagcttgttgtcattgcaggcaatctcaacgctgtgcgttacagggaagacatcctcctccctcatgtggtacccttcctgcaggctcatcctgacatgaccctccagcatgacaatgccaccagccatactgctcgttctgtgcatgatttcctgcaagacaggtatgtcagtgttctgccatggccagcgaagagcccggatctcaatccctttgagcacgtctgggacctgttggatcggagggtgaaggctagggtcattccccccagaaatgtcagagaatttgcaggtgccttggtggaagagtgaggtaacctctcacagcaagaactggcaaatctggtgcagtccatgcggaggagatgcactgcaatacttaatgcagctggtgaccacaccagatactgactgttacttttgattttggccccccccccctttgttcagggacacattccatttctgttagtcacatgtctgtggaacttgttcagtttacgtCTCAATTGTTTAATCTtgtcatgttcatacaaatatttacacatgttaagtttgctgaaaataaaagcagttgaCTATGAGAGGACGTTTATATACACAAGTATctggacactccttcaaaactggagtcggctatttcagccacaaccattgctgacagctgtataaaatcgagcacacagccatgcaatctccatagacaaacattgccagtagaatggccttactgaagagctcagtgacttgcaacgtacaagtcagttcgtcaactttctaccctgctagagctggcctggtcaactgtaagtgttattgtgaagtggaaatgtctaggagcaacaacggctcacaaatcacacttcaccatctggcagtcggacgaacgaatctgggtttggcagaacTGTAAAAGTTGatgaaataatggtctggggctgtttttcatagttccggctaggcctcttagttccagtgaagggaaatcttaacgctacagcatatgacattctagacaagtctgtgcttccaactttgtggcaacagtttggggaaggccttttcctgtttcagcataacaatgcccccgtgaacaaagcgaggtccatacagaaatggtttgtcgagatcagtgtggaagaacttcactggacaaagccctgacctcaaccccatcgaacgccAACTTCAagacaggcctaatcgcccaacatcagtacccgacctcactaatgctcttgtggctgaatggaagcaagtccccgcagcaatgttccaacatctagtggaaagccttcccagaagagtggaagctgttatagcagcaaagggtacCACCtccatattttttatattttatttaactaggcaggtcagttaagaacaaattcttatttacaatgacggcctaggaacagtgggttaactgccttgttcagaagcagaacaacagatttttatatcatcagctcgtggattcgatctagcaaccttttcagttactggcccaacactcaccactaggctacctgccgcattttaatgcccatgagtttggaatgagatgttcgacgagcaggtgtccacatacttttggtcatgtagtgtagctggtGCTGTGGTAAATGGTTGCCTCTGATGTGTATCTTCTCTGGGAGTGAGTACTCCGATTTCATAGTGAATATCAATCCAACAAGAATATCTATGACATGCATTTGACGGACAGATTTTTACAGAACTTATATAATTATTAGCTCTTTACCAGACTTATCTTTTTATTAGACTTTGATCAGACTTCTCTTTTAGAATACACACATAAATATCCCACATTCAGCCCCATAGGGGTAAAATCACTCATACAAAATAAGAAATTTAAAACCACTCAGCCCTttagggaagaggaggagagatgggattGCTCCCCCAATTCAAGATGGGAAGCATTATGTTCCCCTCATCCCCTCTTTATGCCAGAGCAGCTTGGCTGGTTAAGTCAGTAAGGAAGGAGTCTCTCTTGTGCTGGAGTGCACCAAGGAAGTCCTGAACACGTTCCTCTCGGCTGGCAGTGTAGTTGAGCAGTGCTTCCTGTCTCCTCTGGGCATCCAGGGGCTTTCCATTGCGGTGGTGCTGTAGGAGGTCTGCTACACAGGCCCGGTCTGCCTCATGCTGCTGTAGGGCCTGTCCTTCTCTGTGTTGATCTCTGGCTTTCTGCAGCATACACAGGGATCAGTCATTCAAGCAGATCAGTGTTCCATACAACACAGTAGTTTACTACAGGTTTTCAGATGATCCTTCTAATGAATTCTCACTCAATTCTGGAAATGCAACTTGAAATAATGTGGCAGAAGTGCACCCACGTTTAGAGATTGGGTAAATATCGTACGgtggaatgtactgtatgtggggGATGgatgaaggaaagagagagatcatACCTGAAGAGGTCTGTGATTGAGCTGATACTGCAGAATGGCATCACACAGGTTCCAGAAGGAGTACTCTGGCCAGAGGACCGACTGGAACACTAAGCAGGAGTGGGACGTCTGCAGAATAGCACAGACCAAAAAAATATGACATTTCTGTCTGCAGCGTTCTATAAACATTTCACCCCACTGAATAATCCCCATGGGTAACACCAGACAGCCTACATTTACAAAGAATAAGTCACGAGGTAGTGGGGGAGGCAGCTAAACCAGAGGGTCCATTGTTTGTCACTGAAGTCACTGATCAGAAAGTAGGTCTTGTCCTTACCAAAGAAGATACTAGGCAAGAGGCTAAACTCATTAGCATTCAACGTTACGCTGGAAACAGTAAGGAGTTCTCCTTACCTGCCACAGCAGGAAGTCACTGAGTCGCACCTCTCCAGACGTGCGAATGAGCAGGTCAGGATTGGGAGAGTTACTGCTGTACAGACACCGACTCAGCAGGGCCTCCGACACATCACTGGACACAACAACCGAGACAAGACAATAGAAACGAGCAGAAAAACAATTCAGAAAACAAATCTAGATCTGTGATAATGCAAATTTAACAATTATATTTGAGAGGGCCATGAATGCACTCATGTAATATTCCTCTTCTGAATCTCTGTTGAAGTAGTTTACCTGGATTTGATAAGTCCCTGCTCTACACCCCAAGCCATCTCTCTGACGGCATTAGCGATTTCATGTCTTGAGGTGTAGGCAAAGCACACATTCAGAAAGCATCTGTTGGCAAAAGAGGGTGGGCCGTTAATAAATGAGTTATTACAGCTGTAAGAAGCCACTCCTGAAGAAATCTTAGATGACTGAACAGAAGCCCATGTGTTGTTTTATGCATAGAGAAATTGCATTGCATTATAAACAACTGCAGTCCAGCATCTGCAATAAACCTTGACGCATTTGTCAAAACTGCAATGTTTTTCAGATGGCTGCACACAAGCTCACAGCCACCTCAGAGAAGTGAGGAGCAGCAGGATGACGAGGTGGCGGTGCCTACTTGTTATGAGTCCTGGTGGCCACCACAGCCCGGGCTATATGCTGCTGCAGGTCCAGAGGCAGTAGAGTCAGGTCTCCCAACACCCGGATGCACACCCCATGCTTCTCCAGATTCTCCCTGGATTGGAATAGAGCAGACATGATCAAGTCAGGGTTTCCTTCAATTGCTGGCTTTTGGTTCCCCCCCAAAAACGAACAGATGATAAATAAAACTGTTGCTGGCCAAAATGACCCCATTGTAAAATAATTTATGGAAATACTCGTCTGTCTATAGGTCAATTAgcataattttgtggaattaaattggtgTGTGTATTTTCGTTAGTCGTCATGTATCTTATTAATGCAACAACTACCACACGCACACAGCATAAAGAGACTATTTAGAGAGGGATGTCTCCTGCGACTACTCAGCTGGTTGCTGCATTGATAAGCCCATTCCTTgcgcaacaattctaaatgcaatccaatgtaaaatatatatatatatatatatatatttctcaacTGATAATTGAAGCGCGCCTCCCATTCAGCATTTAAGTGCAGGCAACAGGATATCTGCGATTCAACATGtaagctggaggcagtatgcattttgaaaacatagtTAAATTGTTTGAACTCTGcatgttttacttcatattatgaggcatgtcccattgggcggcgcacaattggcccagcgtcgtccgggttcggccgtcattgtaaataagaatttgtatttaactgacttgcctagttaaataaaggtaaaaaataaataaaaataaaagattgctGCAATGTAGCCTATAGGCAAAATCCGACCATggaaacgtggaggcaattattttacaGGCAGCGTGTGAttttcaagtttggggaaactTACAATTTATCCAACCATTTCTACCAATTCAGATTTTTATATGCGCATTTTCGTttaacagtttcatttcaataataacattttcgtttctcaaaatcattgtcacgtggttaatcaTACAAATCTGAATTAAAATGATAAAACTCTAAGTTAAAATTCTACTAATGCGAGAGCACCAGcatctgccatatggacacattgatgaTCCATTGGCAGCTAAAGAAATGAGCGCATTGAACTCATAGCCTATAACTTAGATGACAATTTAAGTAAAAATAGtcgacaaataaaaacagaaaatatGATACATTCAGGTTCTTTCAAATCACATTCATCGCTCTACTCAACCTCTCCTGCCCCCCTTTCTATCTTCTTGACTTGAGCTATAGTAAAGTGCAACATTTGTATCAAATCCATCAACTGGGTCTGGCCCGAAGCTTTTGCTAGTGAACTTGCAACATCTTATCAACTAGCCTATTCCAGGCCCTTAAGAGTTTCCCGCGCTAGTGAGACCGCTGTTTTTGCCTAAGGGAAAAGTGTTCAGGTATTTATGAAGTTTCAACTGGATATATGGGCTCATCCGATCATTATATTTTGCTATTTCACACCGACGCTTGGTGATTATCGAGGGGGAGATTGTAGGAAAGATTGTTTAAATAGCCTAATGTGAGGAACTATCGTTTTAGTAGTCTTTATTATCATTCGCAATGGATGTTAAAAAAATGATTTCGTTGACTTTCCTATATTTCCGTATTTACCCCCCCccttcttgtctcaacattttaaattataccCAAGACACttatcttcacacatattttagatgcttttcatTGACAACCGCAACTAAATATTCAGCTAGGCCTATTACCACGCGCACTGCCCACATTGAATGAGTCCCAAATAGGCATAGGCCTACTagcttgtgatttgaaacaatccactgCAATTTTTTAAAGAAGATAATGATCCTCAATTCTTCTGCGGCTAAGTCATGctttctggtgaagtattttgaatgattttataatttctgtatagacaggagtagtTATATAATTTTGgtatatttatttcaatttacttccCTAGTCAAAGCTTCAGTATGTTAGCTGAGAGCTTCTCAAAAAGGTTAAATTCACCTTCCCTTATGCCATTTCCTGTTCTATTGGTTCAAACTTTATTttgttgtccagaagccaaaggcacaatcatagtcattaacaacccatcctagttgttgcatctttagatcccCCCTCTTTCCACAATATGTTTATGAGATTTTCATCTCTGTCGCATATGGAACCACTCTCGAGGTgcactgtttagaatggtgttttcccacgaATTCCATTTAGGCAAATGTCTCAAAATTAAGTTTtattggctgcttcattacaggagttgcatgttctgttaagatgaattaccataatctaagcATGATTTCTGTTATTCTGAGTACCATGGGTGGATGCCCTAATGGTttatgcacccaatgcatatgggtccggtaaatGTCTCAAATGGCCGGTGAATTTAAATCTTCCCGGTCACGTTGTCCGGCGCCAAGTGAAACCCTGGGCCAATTACTGAAACATCCTCATTGTCGAGATTTTAATTAAAGTATCTGTAAAACATCTGCCTTGAGCCCTTTTAGCTTTTCTCCCAGTccctctgactgtggaaagaaaACCCTTCATTTAGTAGGTAGCTATGCTGCTTCCTCCCCCACTCACTGGGACTCCCACACCTATGCATCTTTAATGGCAGCACTCTGGCTCCTCTGTTCTGACACTCACTGTTCTTCTAGCAGTCTGATGAACTTCTGCTTGGCCAGCTCCATTAGGCCGTCCACCTCGTCTTTAGACCGCTTGAAGTTCTCGATGCTGAAGGCGTACACTGTGACCTCATGGATGCTCAGGTTCAGGCACCAGCGTAGTGTCTAAAGGAAGGAGCCACCAAGGTTGATCATCAGTAAAGCCAACATAAGAGTAGTATGTATTCTTAATGTTTTTGGTGACAGCCCTATACAAATACATGTTATGATGGTAATGGTGAAGAATATGGTTGAAGTGCAGTTGCCTACCTGTGAATGCTCATGCAAAAAGGACGGTATGAATGAGAACAACTATGGTAGAAAGAACAATAACTACATCATGACATGATGGCATGACACCGATGTCCCCTGGGAACCTCACCTCTGCCAGTTTGTCAaaaccctgtgtgtgtccctCCTGGCGCTCCACCTGACGCTTGCGGGCGTAGCGCCGGTTGCCGTCCATGATAAAGGCCACATGTTTGGGCATCGGGCCAGCCTGGGAGAGACCAAGGAGGGGGGGGGATGGATTCCATACCGATAGAACCATATTACATATCATAAAATGTGGTTGTGATTTAATTAATTCAAATATCCCCAGAAGGTGTGCATTTGCAAATAGATAGTCATACCTTCAGTATGTTGGCTGAGAGCTTCTCAATGAGGTTCAATTCACCTTCCCTTATCCACGACATATTTAAACTCTGACACCCCTGTGGAGAAGCATGCATTACATCTTACTACACATATTAGAGATGCATATAAACAGATGCCTATAAACAAGCAATTTATGAACAAGGTTAGCCGTTAGGCTTGTATGACAAATTCAGCAGTCCCCGGTTTGTGTAGCCATGGGCTGCATTAGACACAGTAGTGAGAGGTATGTAGCATAGTTACATATAGAGCATAGGCCTAGTTAAGTGGGGTGCATCAACAAACGTAACGGCAGTGCATTCATTGACAGTTAGTAGGATAAGGTCTTCAGAGGCCACTACTTTCTGGTCTTCTAGTCCACATACCAGACAAACAGGGAggtctgaaatgattgacacccttgataaagcaGAGCAGAAATgactgtaaaataaataattcaaatcctgagctatattgtatgctcccaaaaaattgggaaattatataattttatactaatacaattgctcagagaaagattttgtttaacaagtaatattttttttctcaataaaggtaggggtcaaaatgattgacaccccagTTGtgaatacctttcaatacctcaacTTGCGAGGATAAATGGCACGGAGCCCTTTTTGGagaacacatttggagggatcttagaccattcctccatacataatccccctctctccactgggattctctaccTCTAACCTTactacaggggctgagtcactggcttactggtgttcttccatgacgtccctaggaggggtgcgtcacttgagtgggttgagtcactgacgtggtcttcctgtctgggttggcgcccccccccccttgggttgtgccgtggcggagatctttgtgggctatactcggccatgTCTCAGGATGATAAGTTGGTGGGTGAAGAtacccctctagtggtgtgggggctgtgctttggcaaaatgggtggggttatatcctgcctgtttggccctgtccgggggtatcatcggatggggccacagtgtctcctgacccctcctgtctcagcctccagtatttatgctgcagtagtttgtgtcggggggctagggtcagtctgttatatctggagtatttctcctgtcttatccagtgtcctgtgtgaatttaagtatgctctctaattctctctttctttctttctctctctcagaggacctgagccctaggaccatgcctcaggactacctggcatgatgactccttgctgtccccagtccacctggccgtgctgctgctccagtttcaactgttctgcctgcggctatggaaccctgacctgttcaccggacgtgctacctgtcccagacctgctgttttcaactctctagagacagcaggagcggtagagatactctcaatgatcggctatgaaaagccaactgacatttactcgaggtgctgacttgttgcaccctcgacaactactgtgattattattatttgaccatgctggtcatttatgaacatttcaacatcttggccatgctctgttataatctccacccggcacagccagaagaggactggccacccctcatagcctggttcctctctaggttttggcctttctagggagtttttcctagccactgtgcttctacacctgcattgcttgctgtttggggttttaggctgggtttctgtacagcactttgagatatcagctgatgtaagaagggctatataaatacattttatttgatttgaatccTTCCAGAGctttgatatcctttgtctgcgcttatggactgccctcttcaatagACCCCCACAGTGGagatgtcataatacccataaaacctagaggtcaaacagggaaatgtttCTGAgcaaaacgattggaaccatttccctgtttgaccgctaggttttggggaattatgactcatactgtggtactctattcaaaccacaggttttcaaatgGGGTttaagtccggagactgagatggccattgcaaaatatagattttctggtcaattaaccatttctttgtggattttgaagTGTggttggggttattgtcttgctggaagattcacttgcagccaagttttaacctcctggcagaggcaaccaggttttgttgttgaccttaacaaggaagcagtggaagcaaaatagccccataacagcAAAggtccaccaccatattttaccgtAGGGGTTATTCTCTACTCATGTATTCTCATTTagacaccaaacccaccactagtgtgtgtggccaaagagctctattttcatttcatccaacaaatgtaaatgcctCGAGTTTGCTAAACAGCACTGGCACTTGGATTGGAGCCGGTGCTTTGGTCCGATGACATGAACATAGAGCtatttggtcacacacacaccagtggtgggtttggcgtaaTGTTGTCATgataccagaattttgacttcgataccaggtttagtatcatgATACTCGATACCATCGCGATACTTGCtaccaaaacgataccacggCAAAACAAGAAGGCAtattagccaaagtcacagaatggcacttgatccagacagatcttttgagttcaatatcattacatttgatatttttcatttcaatttttcaaagACAGCCATGCATGCATTAATGCAgggcactccaaccctgttcctggagagctaccgtcctgtgggtttttgCTCCACCCTTAATCTAGCGCAAAttattctaataattagctggttgataagctgaatcaggttagttgcAACTGATGTTGGACGGAAAACCTATaagatggtagctctccaggaacagggttggagagcccggCATTAATGAATCAATGATAGATTGGTaaagtcaaattgattgtatACTAACTACATAACAACATAATGGTcatcatttatttgaattgtaAATCAcaattgataaactgggtaaatcaagatgtagtctaggcctattcacaatacaggtgaaggcatattcaataggagtgtgtgcatgcattgagttattgaaggttaagagttaggttaaagggttaggggaagggtttgctaaaagggttaaggttaggcttagcTAATATGCAAAGTAGCTCAAAAGTAATAAGTAGCTGATAATTAGCTAAAaatgtccatgatgagattcgaacacccATCCACCTTGACCAACCACCCTGCTTTCGTTTCTTCctatcttatgtaaccataccaaacatcatactcatttgagtgtcccggattcatgtctagtctatgagaccagcctGAGCTACTGGTATCTTTATTTTATAGCCATTTCTGCGGATCTTTATGGGTGTTAATGATTTCGGACCCCACTATCTGATTAGTTCTGATACATACGCCACTAGtctacatgcatgcatgcatgcacaaacGGGATATATTTACCAAATAATATTCTGATAACTAGCTATATGAGTATGCATCTCTGATTCATGTGGATCAAGTCTTGGATAGCTACATAGTTAtcatagctactgtagctaggtagctaacacaACTCAAGCAAACCGGACAGGGAGCGATAACCAATGATGAACACTGTTTGAAATGTACAAAGCAATTGCACCTTGCACTAAAATGGTCGATTTCATTCATATTGTTGAAAGAGATCATGAATTATCAACATTATGAGCCGTATTTTTACATATTTCACATACCTTCCAACTCACAGTTTAAGATGACGTCCCCTTCCTTATTCGACGGAGTGACGTTTTCAAAAGACCGACCACTTCCTCCTGGAACTGTTTGTACAGATTTCTCTGCATGTGGATTGACAGGAAAATGTTTCAGGTAAATTGGTGTTCTGGGGGTCGAATAGGATATTTAAACATTTACTGGATAGGTTTCAAATTGGACTCAGTGCTATCCGGGAtcttgggacgtccctactgAAGTGGAATTTAAAataggtaagggttatgggttTCCCAAACTCCGTCCTGGGGACCCCGTTTTGcccaagcactacacagctgattcaaattatcatCAAGCTTTGGTTGTTTGAATCAGCTGGGGAAAAACCCAAAATGTACACCCTttggtccccaggaccgagtttaggAAACATTGATAGGGAAGGGACGTCCCAAGAATTCCGGACAGCACTAACCATGTCCAGCTCAGCTGCTACGCCAAGATAACCCATACAGCAGCCTCCAGTAGAGGGCGACTACAACAACTCCTGTACAGAA
Coding sequences within it:
- the LOC115177121 gene encoding dehydrodolichyl diphosphate synthase complex subunit DHDDS: MSWIREGELNLIEKLSANILKAGPMPKHVAFIMDGNRRYARKRQVERQEGHTQGFDKLAETLRWCLNLSIHEVTVYAFSIENFKRSKDEVDGLMELAKQKFIRLLEEQENLEKHGVCIRVLGDLTLLPLDLQQHIARAVVATRTHNKCFLNVCFAYTSRHEIANAVREMAWGVEQGLIKSSDVSEALLSRCLYSSNSPNPDLLIRTSGEVRLSDFLLWQTSHSCLVFQSVLWPEYSFWNLCDAILQYQLNHRPLQKARDQHREGQALQQHEADRACVADLLQHHRNGKPLDAQRRQEALLNYTASREERVQDFLGALQHKRDSFLTDLTSQAALA